The region TTGTGCAGTATTGGAATTCTGGAGTTATAACTTATATGGACAATAGGTGATGCATGTTACAGCACTAACATTCAAGCACACTGATATTTTTGCACACCTCTTTCATACAAACCatcctttaatgtttttcagcttgtttttcaacatttctgctctttatttagctgacaccttttgtCAAAGTTACAATTTTAGATATTTatccttacaatgatttacccatttacccaGCAAGGAATTCTTACTGTCAGTTCAGGGGCAGTACCTTCATCAAGAATACACAcctgtgtttcagtttttccccaCCTTGGTGTCAATATGTATTAAacttaagttataaattactaacaatttctttttgaGCATTATCTCCCTAcagtaagacctgaggaggccagccagccattacagaagcaccccatgctgactgaaaatAACAACCCGCCATGATGGACGAGGCATGCCTtactgaactgggaaatcaagctaccatacagcaacaatgctatTGTTACTTGTAATCTGACTTAGAAGTCCTATTTAAtgtagaatgtccaggaggggtgggcagccactggcacttggacccccagaggttttttctccttcgactttcctccgtggccagtaggcatacttatagctttataaaagcattgataatgtattatgctagtctgtagtttctttgtttccttgtctgatgcatgtttctttgctctgtgcctgtgttcaagtgctctgtgtcactgtgtaagaagagcgctctataaaaataaattgaactgaagaatattacagcaagagtgggGATATAATAATTCCATTACCATACAGTGatccacaaatataaaaattactttgcttaCCAAGCCTTTAGATTATGTAAAAACATTACAACATATCCTTACATGTGTAAAGGTGGGAGTGTCACGGGGCTCTTTATGTGATGTACACTTGGCTGAGATGACACTTCCTGGCCAGCTAATGGCATCACCTGGGACCACATGGCATAGCCAGCCAGAGGAAGTGGTGGTGCTACTGCAGGGCTGtagtgatggtggtgatgaaCAGAACTTCCTCTGCATTTTTCCACCCTATGAATAATAGGGGCAACTTGGtacttttcctgtgtttttacaaggagaaaaaaataacaaacagtaGTAAGCAGTATAAATCTAACTGAACAAATATAGTTTTATATTGATGAACCAATGTTTGATTAGTAATGAATTTACTGACTTGATAAGCAGTGGACTGGTGAGTTGGGGTAGCTTGGCTAGCACCCCCTACTGAAGAGAATGCCAGAGGTGGGATAGCCTTCAGCATCATATTGTGCATAATGATCTGGTGCATCTGGGCATTCTGCATCAGCATGAGCTCCACCATATCTGGATGAGAAGGACAACACACTTCACTCAGCAGCCTTTAAACACACCAGGAACAATCCATCACACAGTGATATACAAACAACCTGCATTCTCACCACCAAGTCTGAGGAGCCCATCACAGTACCTTCTTTCATGAAAACATGTAACCTTCATAAACAAAATTTAACCTCAAGGATTATGACCAATATAGTACTTTAAGTACTATATACATACTCCTGAGTGGAAACAACATCGGATACTCATGCTGGCATCCAGTTTGAACTGCAGCCCTTGGCATAAATGCACAATTACCTTCTTTGATACTCCCTGATTTGCTGGCTGGGAAAGGCTGTGGGGGTGGGATCTGCGTTATGAGGGGCTGTTGTTGTGGCAGTTGCTGGATTATGGTCGCTGGCTGCCGCGGCACCTAGAAGATGGACAACAAGCTCCTTCATCAGCTGTAAAGGATTTATGTGTTGGTAATATTTTTTGGCCCTTATCACCACTTAAAATAATTCAGGTCTCAGAATTCAAACATGTTGTGTTCTTGTgcgagtgttttttttttacgttaaacgacacacatatacacacacattttcagaaccgcttgtcccatacggggtcacggggaaccggagcctacccggcaacacagggcgtaaggccggagggggaggggacacacccaggacgggacgccagtccatcgcaaggcaccccaagcgggactcgaaccccagacccaccggaaagcaggactgtggtccaacccactgcgccactgcacccccccgacACACATATAGGTTCTATTAATTAACCAGGTTAATTAGAAGGGAATGTGGGCAGGCTGAATGTAGCTGTCTGTTACGGAGACCAGTAACACAAATGGGAAGTGGTCGCTAAGTGAATGCATCAGTTGCTTCACAAGTATCAGCCCATCACAGCACAAAATATGCATAATGTTGCTATGTCAGAATGCTGCTCACCGTCTGCTGGAGGATGAGAGGAGCCTGAGGAGGGGTTTGTGGGAGTaaggggacagcaggtgagGGTTGGTAGAAGTGTAGAGGTAAAGGAGTTGGGAGGGAGTCCCCTCTGTGCCATCTGTTTGCCCCTCCCCATGTGTGTGGATGGCTCAGGTCTTCAAATAGATGTTGCTCCTGCAGGGTtcacaatcacatacaattatACAAACACATGCAGAATTATTAAAGTTACAAACTAACATGTATCCAGGAAAAGAATTTTTTCTCGTTGATCTTTTGTCTGAATACACCAGTATCTATGCAATAACCTTTAGCATTCATTCTCAAAAGCAACCCAtgatgatttaccaatttacatttacattacatttacatgtacatttatttctttaccagacgcttttctccaaagcgacttccaatgagctctatgtagtgctatcagcccacacaccttattcactaaggtgacttacactgctagatacactatttacaatgggtcactcattcatacatcaatggaacacacactctttctgtcactgacacacaatttatacagcctggtcatttttacagtatcagttcagggtaagaactttTCTCacggacactacagcaggacatgggatttAAGCATGCTCCAGATACCAGGtgccagctctaaccactgaaaTTAGAAAATCCTTCATTTTCGTGATCGGTATTGAAATTCAAGTCCAACAGGACCTTCATTATGTAAAGCTTGTAAATACAAGGCCTTTAAAATACGTGTACATATCTAATACATAAAactacataaaattttaaaaatgtaaattcaaggTTATGACAGTATTATTTTGCTCTGGTCATTCAAACATATTAATTTCTGGATGCACAAGAGTATTTGAAGTACATCCATGTCTAGCAGCTCTTTGCATGAGCAGGGAATTTACTCCAGGTTTAAAAGCAACTGTGAACAAAGCACAATGTCTGTTGTGGCATGTTGCTTAGCAATGCTTGCCAGGAAAATCCTTTCTTTTGCCAGTACGCTATCAATAAGACTCATGTTCCTCAACAATAACAAATCTGAAATACAAAGCTGATTTTACGCTGACACATATGCCAGAAAAAATGCTGTAAcatgttgaaaaaaatattatgacaAAATAACAGGTGCTGATTAAAATAATACCTTCAGTTCTTGAAGCAGATCATTCTTTCTTCTTAGAGCATTATATAAGGTATTCTCGTGGTCACCAAAACTCCCTTTGCAAAGGAGAGAGTCAATAACAGCACAGCTGCACACTGAAACTCTTCGGCTGTGCTATACAGCTGTTTATATAGAACATTTATTCCTGGAATACATTGTTAAAACCACTACAGACTCACAATATTTGACCTGTTCTTCATTAGCATGTaagtgaaaacattaaattcaattcagatcaattcaattcagttttataGAGAACTGAACAAGGCTGTAATGTTAAACAAggttacaaaaataatacaaaattatagacataataaacataattaataatGGAGAAATATATAATATCCTTTCAACAAGGCTAACCCACTCAGCTTAAAAACATGATTATTTTCCACATCCGTCTGCTTTGAAAGAAATGCCTTTAACTGTATAAAAACTACATCTGTATTTTAGAAATGATCTAGACAGAGGTAAAAGGCGGAATTCTGTAAGATGCTGGTAGAGATGCAGAGACGAGAAGGCGCAGGGCTCTTACATGCGGAGGGGGCTGTTCCTGTTATTCTGTCAATACGATCCTTTTCATTGCTCACCCTCTGTGAAAGACAACAAGTAAAACCCATGAAAATATCACGGCATTGACTGGAATGGAGAGGCACCTGCCTGGAAACAGGCTTCTGTGCTCAAGCAGCCAAGGCAAAACCAATCACTGGGGGTACTTGGTAACgtggtggttggagctactgcccttgtcccaaaaggttgcaggtttgaatctcatttccagctgttgtaccctttatcAATGTACTTATGCTAAGTTGCTCTATTAAAATTAtctgactgtataaatgggtaactaattctgaatagattaacattgaaagttactgaagagaaaagtgtcagataaatctaAGTGGTGATATTTGTGGGTATAAATTCAGAATGTAAAGAGTTAGGTGATCCTTACTActttctaataaaaaataaagacttttattaaaataagcTTACAAAGCTATGTAATGTgtggaaccacacacacacacacacacacacacacacacacacacacacatacacacacacattagctgaagcTGGTCATCCCGAGTAGGGTCgtagtgagctggagcctaaaccAACAatgcagggtgtaaggctggagggtgaggggacacacccaggacggaacgtcaagcgggactcaaaccccagacccaccagagagcaggacctggccaaacccgctgtgttaCTGCACCCCAGTATTCTGTATCATATAAATATGAAGTATTTCTGTATACATctgtatgtaaatatgaagTATTTCTATGACAGTATCATATACATACTTTgaattaaacatataaaatatatacatacttggtgtatatacagtatataaaataaattttataaatgttttatatataaagtgtatttctgaacagctgatgcatttctttaTTGATAAATTTCTTTATATCTGTGGCAGAGCTTCTCAAACGCTACATCACTGGTGGATCTAAGTAAGGAATACACAGTGGTTATGGGTTTACACTGCTGTCAGTTGCATTTTTGTATATTAGTTGTAGCACTGCTTGAGTCTGCAGTCCTCTTGTTGTTTGTTTACTACTTGCATATGGCGACTGTTTTGTATATTGTCATTGTCCTTTATATTGTATTTCAAGTTTGGCACTGAACCACAACTGCTTCCACTATGCTCATACTCATCtcatcgtctgaactgcttgtcccatatgggggcgcggggagccggagcctaacccggcaacacagcacgtaaggctggagggggaggggacacacccaggacggggcgccagtctgtcgcagggcaccccaagcggtactcaaacctcagacccaccagagagcaggacccagttcaacccactgcgccaccgcgccccttctCCACTATGCTATATACTGGAAATAAAGAGTGAAAAGAGTAAAAGTGCTAAAGCGTCATAAGACTAAGCATGACCCAGTCGGTAAAGAAAACAGGCAGCGTGTTTCTAAGCACCGTGGTCTCCACATGTGATTAGACAGTGTGGTGTTGTCCTCTAACGTTGCTGCAGGAAGGATGAGACAGACACAGAGtcaccttctccagcagcttTAGCCTCAGCCTGGTCATCTGATCCAGCATGGGGTCGACCATGGTTGAGTGGACGGCACTACGGTAGCGAAGGCCTCGTCCACACAGCCAAACGGTTGTGTTACACTGCAGAGAAGTCCATGGTTATGGTTATGGTTACTGTGAGTGCAGTCCAGAGTGTAATGGGTCCCTTGGTTTCCAACCGGCCGTATGCGTGTCTATCACCCTTGGTGTGTTGCGCTGATTGTTTCCATGGCACACCCAGCTCACCTGGCTGGTTCCCACACACCTGTCTTCCTCAGAGTAGCCTGACCATTTATTGCAATGTCACAGCAACCTGCCCAAACAGGACCTTTCCAGACAGGAGAAATCCTGCCTTAAACTGTGTACATTCTCAACACCGAAGAATAAAGGGTTTTATTCAACAGGCCCTGAGTTATTCacacatgggacagctggtagtctagtggttagagctgcttcctttggacccaaaaaggtcacaggttggatTCACACCtctggccgtagtacccttgagcaaggtacttactacttcgatccagtaaagttacccccAGCTGTTgtaaaatggatgaataattgtaacaatgttgtaagttgctttggaaaaaaatgtcagctaaatgaattagtgTAACATGGGACACTCTAGTGTCGAtggtatttataataatttaactattcactgaaaacaagaaaaaataatcGCACTTCGATGAAAATACTCCTAAAACACCGCACTCCTCGCTGCCTCGCTGGCCAGATAAATCGTGCAAGTCGCTCGCGAGGGACGCGGATCGCCTCGTGTCGCTGCGTGCGACGCCCTAGAGATGGCGCCAACAGCGCGCATGTTTGCGGTAAAACTATGTATGTGTCTGTGCGAGAAACACTGCGTGTCTCGTTGAATCACGAACAAAATGAAATGGCGGTTCATTTCAAACTCTCTTCCACATTCCTACAGACCTACAAAACGAGCCTTCCTAGAGAAAAATCGAATTTCTGAATTTCATTACGGTGGgcctgcggtttgagtcccgcttggggtgtcttgcgaaggactggcgtcccatccgggtgtgtcccctccccctcgagccttgTGCCCcgaccccactcggggcaagcggtttcagatattgtgtgtgtgtgtgtgtgtgtgtgtgtgtgtgtgtgtgtaacaaacCATTCATAGACGAGCAGATACATGCAGACACCCCACAGACCTCTCTTCGCTCTTTCACATAtacctgcttggtggtcccgagcagaaaaggtaaagcacggaggttctcggttctggccccGTTGtgcacgcattaaccttgtccgaaagaGGTTCAAATGGGAGCCTATGGTGTCTTTTTGAAAAtccgagctgaactgaagttcagaataaagtgGGATCTGATTGCCTGGGGGCTACCACGAGgaaaaggacagatggaaaggcctcgtggaaaaatgtgcctgaagtgaagctctgaggatggacgtctgctttatggaactgcattcttttaaaacatattgtacttctcttgtatatttattttcttttatatttgtttaatgtgtgtGGCTTTTACCTGtatagtattttattcacagtTATAGTAGTCTTGTTTTATTAGGTTTGTGCACTTAACtaattcattctttttatttgtgtgggttttacccctatagcattttatttacagattttaatggccATGTTTTATTAGGTTATTCTGTGCACTTCTAAcctttttatacacacacacacacttatgtgtctgtctgctttgtatttatttgtctgattttAGGTTTTGGGGTatggtaaagttttatactgcaatttagagtattttatgtattttgaaGGATTCATGTATGTGACATGATGACTTGggttgagctgctattgggggacagtcctttcgtGGGTAtattggtgtggggaagacatgggtcagttatatattttgaagccaggaagggggattgttatgggaaagactttgtcactgtcttgacaatatattttatgtaatggctatTTAGTAAGTTTTGTtaaccaactgtaggaaaaatggttttgggtttgtttgattgtggatttttttatgtttgtttttggttgtgtattgtATTGATAACTTTAGtaaataaagtttgaatttaaaaagaaaaaataacgacgtcctcctctcactcagaactgccaaatctctgtccacgtttGAAAATTTGGTcttaaactcacctcttccagactcacttcggcCATGATCTCTgactcttaagttcatgtaaggtgtaaatgctcatgcactataactaAAAGATCATGCccgaataaacctttatgcagctacagtgtacataaatgtttatatggatgtcaaaagatacacacacacacacacacacacacacacacacacacacacacacacacacacacacacacactttcagaaccgcttgtcccatacgggatcatgggggaaccagagcctacccggcaacacagggcgtaaggccggagggggaggggacacacccaggacagtacaccagtccgtcacaaggcaccccaagcaggactcgaaccccagacccaccagagagcaggagtgtggtccaacccactgcgccaccacacccccatgtcAAAAGAtagtaggaaggttatcaggaatCCTCAATATTCTgctgaagttttatgcagctactcctgtgatgagcattggttggttcatatagtgaaacaaactaactacttACCCCTCCGCAAACCGCCACCTTactgaggtggaggggtttgagtgcctgaatgatctcaggagctatgttgcctggggctgtATGCCCCTGGTAgtgtctcccaaggcaaacaggtcctgggtgacagacgagacaaagtgcggttcaaaatccccttatgactattaaatcaaggatctcgttcaccccacccggtatggggtcaccggggccccaccctggagccaggcctgggggggggggctcgcatgcgagcgcctggtggccaggtctatgcccacagggcctggccgggcttagcccgaagccatgacgtggagccgctcttcggtgggctcaccacctgctggagagaacATAAGGGgctggtgcgttgtgatttgggcggtggtctgGGCCGAGTGCCCgaccgacccaaacctcggacgccaactctggcttttgggacttggaatgtcacctcactggcggggaaggagcctgagctagtgcaggaggttgagagataccatctagatatagtcgggctcacttccactcacggcttgggttctggaaccactcttctcgaccaagggtggactctccactattctggcgttgcccagggtgagaggcggcgggcggttgtgggcttattaatagccccccagttcagtcACCATGTGTTGAAGTCTaaagtacccggcctttttagagtccctggggggcgtgctggaaagcgctcccactggggactctgtcgttctactgggggactttaacgcccacgtgggcagtgacagtgatacctggaggggcgtgattgggaggaacggcctccctgatctgaacccgagtggtgagttgttattggatttctgtgctagtcacggtttgtccataacaaacaccatgttcatgcataagggtgtccatcagtgcacttggcaccaggacaccataggtcagaggtcgatgattgactttgtagtcgtttcttctgatcttcggccatatgtcttggacactcgggggaagagaggggctgagctgtcaactgatcaccacctggtggtgagttggatttgatggtgggggaaaaagctggacagacctggcaggcccaaacgcatagtgagggtctgttggaaatgtttggcggaggcccctgtcagagaggtcttcaactcccacctccgacagagcttcaaccaggtcccgagggagactggggacattgagtccgaatggactatgttccacacctccattgtcagggcggcggttcggagctgcggccataaagtctccggcgcctgtcgcggcggcaatccctgaacacagtggtggacaccggaggtaagggatgccgtcaagctgaagaaggagttctatcgggcctggctggctcatgggactcctgaagcagctgacgggtaccagcgggccagacggagcgcggcaaaaactcgggcctgggaggagttcggtgagtcCATGGAGGAAGAgtttcagtcggcctcaaagagattctagcaaaccgtccggcaactcagaggggggaagcacacacacacacacactttctgaaccgctcgtcccatacggggtcgcggggaaccagagcctacccggcaacacggggcgtaaggccggagggggaggggacacacccaggacaggatgccagtccgtcgcaaggcactccaagcggaactcgaaccccagacccactggcaagcaggacccggtccaacccactgcgccaccgcgcccccaggGGGGGAGTAgtgttccaccaacactgtttacagtggaagtggtgcgctgctgacctcaactgaggatgtcctcgggcggtggaaggagtactttgaggatctcctcaatccctccgacacgccttccgtagaggaagctgaggccggggactcggagggggactcgtccattaccctggctgaagttgctgaggtagtcaaaaaactctttggtggcaaggctccgggggtggatgagatccgccccgagtttctcaggtctctggatgttgtggggctgtcttggctgacatgcctctgcagcatcgcgtggagttcggggacggtgcctctggactggcagaccggggtggtggtccctctttttaagaagggggacaggagattgtgttccaactacaggggggatcacactccttagcctccctgggaaagtctatgctggggtactggagaggagaatcccaccgatagtcgaacctcggatacaggaggagcaatgtggttttcgccctggccgtggaacactggaccagctctataccctcactagggtgttggagggttcatgggagtttgcccaaccagtccatatgtgttttgtgcacctggagaaggcattcgaccatgtccctcgtggcatcctgtgggaggtacttcgggattatggggttcagggctcattgctacgggctgttcattccctgtatgactggagcaggagcttggttcgcattgccggcagtaagtcagacctgttcccgatgcatgttggactccgccagggctgccctttgtcaccgattctgttcattatctttatggacagaatttctaggcgcagccagggaacggagggtgtctgttttggtgggtgcaggatctcgtctctgctttttgcggacgatgtggtcctgttggcttcatcgaatcaagacttacagcgtgcactggagaggtttgcagccgagtgcgaagcggcggtgatgagaatcagcacctccaaatccgagaccatggttctcagtcggaaaaaggtggattgtcccctccgggttaggggggagctcctccctcaagtggaggagtttaagtatctcggggtctttttcacgagtgagggaaaaatggagcggtatgttgacagacggatcggtgcggcgttcgcagtaatgcggtcattgtaccggtctgttgtagtgaagaaggagctgagtcgtaaggcgaagctctcaatttaccggtcgatctacgttcctaccctcacctatggtcatgaactctggatcatgaccaaaagaatgagatcgcggatacaagcggcagaaatgagtttcctccgcagagtggctgggcgcacccttagggatagggtgaggagctcagtcacccgggaggagctcggagtagagccgctgctcctccgcatcgagaggagccatttgaggtggctcgggcatctgttccggatgcctcctggacgcctccctggggaggtgttccaggcatgtcccactgggaggaggcctcggggcagacccaggacacattggagagactacatctcccggctggcctgggaacgccttggggttcccccagaggagctggaggaggtgtgtggggagagggaagtctggggagctctgcttggactactgcccccgcgacccggccccggataagcggaggaagatggatggatggatggatggactaactacttaagaatcacacatctgcaagtatctctttctcctaatgtaatgaacacattgtatttactATGAGATGTactatgtcgctttggagaaaagcgtctggtaaatgaataagtgtaaatatattgtaacgaccccgcgttactgttttaggagggaaactcctaaatgtaaatagttgcattatggggaataatgtgaaatgtgggtgtgcaaccactgggggcatttcgggggaaaatgatggggtgactgtgcctagGAGCATATTAAGAGAGAACCAGGGGGTGCTAAGTAGGCTAGGAAGACTGATGGAAGTCTGGCTTCTTAAGCAAagggggtccttggaccaagagcgtTAATTtcctggtgttcaaataaattgttcatAATGAATACTTTCTCTGCATCTtttttcaccccatccaaacccacagtgctgcatGCTACAATATGTATCCATACAAATAtgtgatttatatatataaaaaccatTAAGTACATCTCATATGTATGTTTCATTAGACacacaagaaaaaacacatctatgtaaatgggtaattaattgttAGTACTAAGGGACTGAGAATAATGTCAGGTGAATGAACTCGTTActctaaaagaaaaacattggtTAGCTGGCATAGCCGAGCATGCGTTCGATTGTTCGGCACAGTCCAGCAGGGTCCTTTTAATCTCAGGTTGATTGCATGTGACCAAGTGAGGTCAGCTGATTGCTCTCGAGTTATTTCTGGTTTAGTGCTCGCTGGAGGTTGCctacattttttcccatttaacttgtatgaaagaggaaaaaataacaacCGGCTTGATGAATAGTCACTATGACAACCTCTCTCCTCGAGTGGAGGAGCTGTGGACCTCAGCAAGATGTGCGGCAGTTGGAGTTGCGCTGCTCGCCCGATTGTCTGACTGACGTGTGCCACTGTGCTCCTCTCCGCCAAGGAGCTCCTTGTGTGGCTGCTTCTCGAACCTGGAGTGGGGTGACAGAGGGGGTGGCCATAGCCGTGTACCTGTCTGACTAGCTATCAAGTGGTGTCAACTTTGGGGGCTGGGAGGATCGCACGGTGCAGATTGTGACAGAGAGTAGCCACCAGGGAGACAGATGAGAGGTGTGTAATGCCCTCTGAGTTGAACCTACTGAACCTGTGTGAGCTCTAACCCGATTAGGGGCTTAAGCAGGTAGATGAAAAGTGGAATTAAATGCAACTTCCTGGGC is a window of Scleropages formosus chromosome 14, fSclFor1.1, whole genome shotgun sequence DNA encoding:
- the c14h21orf58 gene encoding uncharacterized protein C21orf58 homolog, which translates into the protein MVDPMLDQMTRLRLKLLEKRVSNEKDRIDRITGTAPSAWSFGDHENTLYNALRRKNDLLQELKEQHLFEDLSHPHTWGGANRWHRGDSLPTPLPLHFYQPSPAVPLLPQTPPQAPLILQQTVPRQPATIIQQLPQQQPLITQIPPPQPFPASKSGSIKEDMVELMLMQNAQMHQIIMHNMMLKAIPPLAFSSVGGASQATPTHQSTAYQEKYQVAPIIHRVEKCRGSSVHHHHHYSPAVAPPLPLAGYAMWSQVMPLAGQEVSSQPSVHHIKSPVTLPPLHM